In Salinisphaera sp. LB1, one genomic interval encodes:
- a CDS encoding phospholipase D-like domain-containing protein → MRIDRHVAQAVMGLLGMVIHTTAVAAPASAPSIAPAHIQIVESVPKHSIYGEPGLARTPDVWRAMIESAHHRIDIAAFYVADKPGEALAPVMHAIADRAKAGVEIRILTGPTFASETNKSLAPLAKLANVTIQRLPVDRLTGGVLHAKYFVVDGHAAFIGSANWDWRAMNQIHELGARIDSPRMARTLDATFDFDWRLAADGDLPAARKRAAEPPTFEPVTRQAPVPVANANGRLTGTAFEAFSPPTLMPDWITTEQSALVQLIRSARHDVHLQVMTLSAINEYGANGYWPVLDTALRDAAARGVTVQIVVADWALRQPMQAYLKSLAVLPNITVKYSHVPAAPRGFIPYARVEHCKYAVADGNALYIGTGNWTRSYFDASVDAALFMHDADTAHTLNDIFERDWNGPYVHTIEPGGHYNPPRTH, encoded by the coding sequence ATGCGAATTGATCGGCATGTCGCGCAGGCCGTGATGGGGCTGCTGGGTATGGTCATTCACACCACCGCCGTCGCTGCGCCCGCAAGCGCCCCCAGTATCGCGCCGGCCCATATCCAGATCGTCGAGAGCGTGCCGAAGCACAGCATCTACGGCGAACCCGGCTTGGCGCGCACGCCGGATGTGTGGCGCGCCATGATCGAGTCGGCGCACCATCGCATCGACATCGCGGCCTTCTACGTGGCCGATAAACCGGGCGAAGCCCTGGCACCGGTGATGCACGCCATCGCCGACCGCGCGAAGGCCGGCGTGGAGATTCGTATCCTAACCGGCCCGACGTTCGCCAGCGAAACCAATAAAAGCCTGGCCCCGCTGGCCAAACTCGCCAACGTGACGATCCAGCGATTGCCCGTGGACCGGCTCACCGGGGGCGTGCTGCATGCCAAGTATTTCGTGGTCGACGGCCACGCGGCGTTCATCGGCAGCGCCAATTGGGACTGGCGTGCCATGAACCAGATTCACGAACTCGGCGCCCGTATCGACAGCCCGCGCATGGCCCGAACACTGGATGCCACCTTCGATTTCGATTGGCGGCTGGCCGCCGACGGCGATCTGCCGGCCGCGCGCAAGCGCGCCGCCGAGCCGCCGACATTCGAGCCGGTTACGCGGCAGGCGCCGGTCCCGGTCGCCAACGCCAACGGCCGGCTCACCGGCACCGCGTTCGAGGCATTCTCGCCGCCGACGCTCATGCCGGACTGGATCACCACCGAACAATCGGCGCTGGTCCAGCTCATTCGCTCGGCGCGTCATGATGTCCACCTTCAGGTGATGACGCTGTCGGCGATCAACGAATACGGCGCGAACGGTTACTGGCCGGTGCTGGATACCGCGCTGCGCGATGCGGCCGCGCGCGGCGTGACCGTGCAGATCGTGGTCGCCGACTGGGCATTGCGCCAACCGATGCAGGCCTACCTGAAGAGTCTGGCCGTACTGCCCAACATTACGGTCAAGTACAGCCATGTGCCGGCCGCGCCACGCGGTTTCATTCCCTATGCCCGGGTCGAGCACTGCAAGTACGCGGTGGCCGACGGCAACGCGCTCTACATCGGCACTGGCAACTGGACGCGCAGTTATTTCGATGCCAGCGTCGATGCCGCCCTGTTCATGCACGACGCCGATACCGCCCACACGCTCAACGACATCTTCGAACGCGATTGGAACGGCCCGTACGTGCACACCATCGAGCCCGGCGGGCATTACAATCCTCCGCGTACACACTGA
- a CDS encoding 5'-nucleotidase, lipoprotein e(P4) family — MKYSISCATAALVLVALLSPAFADSGEPDAATITSNPHLMGDRYQQASAEVRALQLQAYNVATRRLDRLLAEHQGKRQPAVVLDLDETVLDNSPYEAASVVDGFSYPKHWDQWVGSAQARLIPGARAFLRHANARGVAIYYVSNRSAKHEAATIANLKRDDLPQVSTESVRLKGPSKKKRRDAIARNHDILLLVGDTLHDFDAEFSGTSLASQRSTVMRMRQAFGNRFIVLPNASYGNWTHAPLQAWQPPPAAKAAPAEPQANKQPAASNAN; from the coding sequence ATGAAGTACTCGATTTCGTGCGCCACCGCGGCGCTCGTTCTGGTCGCCCTCCTGTCGCCCGCCTTCGCCGACAGCGGCGAGCCGGATGCAGCAACGATCACTTCCAACCCGCACCTAATGGGCGATCGTTACCAGCAGGCGAGTGCCGAAGTCCGGGCACTGCAGCTGCAGGCCTACAACGTGGCCACTCGCCGGCTCGACCGTCTGCTGGCCGAACATCAGGGCAAGCGCCAGCCGGCGGTCGTGCTGGATCTCGACGAGACGGTGCTCGACAACTCGCCCTACGAAGCTGCCAGCGTCGTCGACGGATTTTCGTACCCCAAGCACTGGGATCAGTGGGTCGGTTCCGCCCAGGCGCGCCTGATCCCGGGCGCACGCGCGTTTCTCCGCCACGCCAATGCACGCGGTGTGGCCATTTACTATGTATCCAATCGCTCGGCCAAGCATGAAGCCGCCACCATCGCCAATCTCAAGCGCGACGATTTGCCCCAAGTCTCGACCGAGTCGGTGCGCCTGAAAGGCCCGTCGAAGAAGAAGCGACGCGATGCGATCGCCCGGAACCACGACATTCTGCTGCTCGTGGGCGATACGCTGCACGACTTCGACGCCGAATTCTCGGGCACCTCGCTGGCAAGCCAGCGATCGACCGTCATGCGCATGCGCCAAGCCTTCGGTAACCGCTTCATCGTTCTGCCCAACGCGAGCTACGGGAACTGGACCCACGCCCCGCTCCAGGCCTGGCAGCCGCCGCCCGCAGCCAAGGCAGCGCCCGCGGAACCGCAGGCCAACAAGCAACCGGCCGCGTCGAATGCGAATTGA
- a CDS encoding S1/P1 nuclease: MRPHPIERLACVLLTIAGLTLPLAAQAWGPQGHALIADIAAVHLTPHARTEVSRLLAADGHDRLDEIASWPDAIRHARPATAPWHYVDIPLEASAYNAARDCPHGDCVVARISYFAHVLADRSAPQAQRIEALKFLVHFVADVQQPLHAEDHDDRGGNDVKLSYFGHRSNLHRIWDSGIVDHALDLHVGRHYAIDYAPTRAAAARLDAGITPRECNEWRRGIHGARLSAAAVRWANQAHRLARRVAYADLPAPPRRNWSATYQRKTWPVVRRQILRGGVRLAAVLNTSLAR; the protein is encoded by the coding sequence ATGCGCCCTCACCCCATCGAACGCCTTGCCTGTGTCCTGCTCACCATTGCAGGACTCACGCTGCCTCTTGCGGCGCAGGCCTGGGGGCCGCAGGGCCATGCGCTGATTGCCGATATCGCGGCCGTGCATCTCACACCCCACGCCCGAACTGAAGTTTCTCGTCTATTAGCGGCCGATGGCCATGATCGGCTCGACGAGATCGCGTCCTGGCCGGATGCGATCCGCCACGCCCGGCCCGCCACCGCGCCCTGGCATTACGTGGACATTCCGCTGGAGGCCTCGGCTTACAACGCCGCACGCGATTGCCCGCATGGTGACTGCGTGGTCGCGCGGATCTCCTATTTCGCGCACGTCCTGGCCGACCGCTCGGCCCCGCAGGCCCAGCGCATCGAGGCACTCAAGTTCCTGGTGCATTTCGTCGCCGACGTGCAGCAGCCGCTACACGCCGAAGACCACGACGACAGGGGCGGTAACGATGTCAAACTCAGCTATTTCGGTCATCGCAGCAATCTGCATCGCATCTGGGACAGCGGTATCGTCGATCATGCGCTGGATCTGCATGTCGGACGCCATTACGCGATCGACTACGCCCCGACCCGCGCCGCGGCCGCACGGCTCGACGCTGGCATCACACCACGCGAGTGCAATGAATGGCGCCGTGGTATCCATGGCGCGCGATTGAGCGCCGCCGCGGTCCGCTGGGCGAACCAGGCCCACCGGCTCGCCCGCCGCGTGGCGTACGCCGATCTCCCCGCACCGCCGCGCCGCAACTGGTCCGCGACCTATCAACGCAAGACCTGGCCCGTCGTGCGCCGCCAGATCCTGCGCGGCGGGGTTCGACTTGCCGCCGTGCTCAATACCTCCCTCGCGCGCTAG